A part of Capsicum annuum cultivar UCD-10X-F1 chromosome 6, UCD10Xv1.1, whole genome shotgun sequence genomic DNA contains:
- the LOC124899561 gene encoding uncharacterized protein LOC124899561: MEQVHEYKNLSVDVLNESMKICEIFQANVLLEKFPPSESDYRNQLKHKKKNLTLQELISHMRTEEANRLKDKIKALSLNSSKANLVESSGTIAKDRYEVKQKNGGQGDAQAYLTEGDEVIAPVIVEANLIANKTDWVLDTSVSRHFCANKELFHDFEEFTDGECVYMGNSTTTGVLSKGNFLLKLTSGKTLALNNILYVSSLRRNLISGALLNKEGLNMFLKLIK; the protein is encoded by the exons atggaaCAAGTCCACGAATATAAAAATTTAAGTGTTGATGTTCTCAATGAGAGCATGAAGATATGTGAGATTTTTCAGGCTAATGTTCTACTTGAAAAGTTTCCACCATCTGAGAGTGATTACAGAAATcaattgaaacataaaaaaaagaatttaactcTCCAAGAACTTATCAGTCACATGAGGACCGAAGAGGCAAACCGTCTCAAAGATAAGATAAAAGCTCTTTCTCTTAATTCTTCTAAAGCTAACCTTGTGGAATCTTCTGGTACTATTGCAAAAGACAGGTACGAAGTCAAACAAAAGAAT GGAGGACAAGGTGATGCCCAAGCTTATCTTACAGAGGGTGATGAAGTAATTGCTCCAGTAATCGTCGAGGCAAATTTGATAGCTAACAAGACTGATTGGGTGTTGGACACAAGCGTTTCAAGACATTTCTGCGCTAACAAAGAATTATTCCATGACTTTGAGGAATTCACCGATGGTGAGTGCGTCTATATGGGTAACTCCACTACTACTGGAGTTCTGAGTAAAGgaaattttttacttaaattaacttcTGGAAAAACATTAGCCTTGAACAATATTCTGTATGTTTCCTCACTCCGTAGAAACTTAATTTCTGGAGCACTTCTCAACAAAGAAGGcttaaacatgtttttgaagctgataaaataa